The Xenopus tropicalis strain Nigerian chromosome 1, UCB_Xtro_10.0, whole genome shotgun sequence DNA segment agtcatttggcccaagggcccaAGGGCCAAATAATCAGGTCAGGCCAATATTTCAAGGTAGGCATACCAGGCAAAGATTCACGTGTTAGGCAACCTcgacaaatgagtggatcttgtAAGTAAGGTATGGCCACCTATACTCTACATGAAGCATCAGTGAAGTCCTCAGAGTCATCAGTAAATGTTCCAAGAGGCCACAGAAGATTAGAAGGCCTCACTGTAGCTCaatgaagttctggaattcccagAGAATATCCTATCCATCATCCCTCTATGCACCTTTCTTACCCCCCAGACAATTATATTCATTTACTTAGTCATCTGCTGTGTGACTTTGGATTTAAAAAGGCTGGAAAAAAATTCAGAACATCAGTAGCATATAAATACGTATAGCTCATATGTAAGGACTTGTCTCACTGCAAAGAGGCTTATTCTCTAGGTTCCAGGTGCCGACCCAGCCAGCTGCTCCTGTACTGCGTCACTGCATTATGCACCGGTGCCTGGTCTGTAAGCAATTAGCAGGGAAATGGTTAATACAATATACAGCAAAGTTACCTGATGCACAATGGCACACAATTATTGTAGATGTCAGGGTCACAATGCACAAAATATGTGATGCTTTGTATTAGTTGTGAATATTCACACCTGTATATctctacagtacagtacagatatataaaatcattggggtaacagttttcctgctatagttccaggggtacccggggcacaaataagcactcaccccaaatcccccctaactggccttcaggctgggcccccttagcccataacaaggttacagatatatagaaacattggggtaacagtcaccctgctatagttccaggggtacccggggcacaaataagcactcaccccaaatcccccctaactggccttcaggctgggcccccttagcccataacaaggttacagatatatagaaacattggggtaacagtcaccctgctatagttccaggggtacccagggcacaaataagcactcaccccaaatcccccctaactggccttcaggctgggcccccttagcccataacaaggttacagatatataaaaacattggggtaacagtcaccctgctatagttccaggggtacccagggcacaaataagcactcaccccaaatccccccctaactggccttcaggctgggcccccttagcccataacaaggttacagatatatagaaacattggggtaacagtcaccccgctatagttccaggggtacccagggcacaaataagcactcaccccaaatccccctaactggccttcaggctgggcccccttagcccataacaaggttacagatatatagaaacattggggtaacagtcaccctgctatagttccaggggtacccagggcacaaataagcactcaccccaaatccccccctaactggccttcaggctgggcccccttagcccataacaaggttacagatatatagaaacattggggtaacagtcaccctgctatagttccaggggtacccagggcacaaataagcactcaccccaaatttccCCCTAAACTCAAGAAATCTGTAAATCATCCGTAGGGCATATTTTTGTCATGGAaagtttttgaaaatgttttgtttattaacattttactTTAAAAGAATAACCTGTGGGGTAGATTTTCCTCACTGTTAGGTATATATAACTTTTCACTTATTAAGACACACACACCTCTCATACAGAAAGGGAAATCCATCTGCTCTGTTACATGGAACAGTTGCCTGAGACTAAGGCAGAAATAACTCTTATTTAACAATGCACAGGTGCATCACAAATACAGATCTGACCTTGCTATGTTGGAGAGTATGTAACACACTGTCACTAATTacagaatatatacagtagttacatagttaagttgggttgaataaagaccaaagtccatcaagttcaacccttccactTTGGCCCAGTCCTCCTGTTTCACTCCCAGTGACTGTTCCCCTCAGTGGGAGATGTAGGAGAGGTCTTTCCTCTGCAAATTCTCCTAGTGACTCCTCCATGGGACAGTCACACAGCACTGGTGGACACGAGGCAGCCCTGCCCATAATGCCTGCCATAGGGCGCTCCCTTGGACGGGGGCgcctgaatgacatgcaagttaaggGACGGGTAATGGGCAGGAAAGGGGATACAGGCATCCCGGAATTCTATTGGAGCTCAGAGCCCTGCAGTCATTTACAAAAGTTCCCTTTGAACCCTACCCTACACTAAATGGCCTCTTTTAGCTCAAACAGAGGGCACTGTGATAGTATCTAGAACTGgtttgcaggcccggatttgtggagaggccacaaaggcccgggcctagggcggcagaagtttaggggcagcataccgccccgccgcaagaaaaagtttaaatttggctcccatacggagcagtcgggacctcttcCCACCGCTCCGtgtgggagtttaaaggagcgcatgcgcactcgtggctgcgggggggaaggggggggtgtTGTTGCGCGTTCGCACATGTGCACTGGGGGGAACGCGCGTTTGAagagaagagaaatccggccctgctggtTTGGCTGGGCTCCTATATACAATATGTACATACCTGTGCCTATCTGTACATATCTCATTCAATGTTTGTGCCCAATGGGTGGCTTACACCTTCACCAGTAGAAGAAGAGGGACAGGTGTTATTCTCACTGCCCCAATACTACCTTGCTCCTAGCATCCATATACAATACAATTGCATGTTCCATGGGCCTGGGGATGGCCAGTCATACTCACTAAACCACCAAGTAAAAACATTTATACCACGTGGGCCCTTTCAAGGCCCTGTTTGCTCAGAGTTTGCCATAGAACCACAGGGTAATACCATTGTTGCTACAGTTTTTGCTGCTAGACTAAAGAAAATACTAGGGActagcccagtctgcccatttgcCTGTGCCATCCGACTCTTCCCTAACCAGCTTGCCCATTTCACCACCcattacatcatagccccaccccaaatgATGTCACATCCTGCCCCCAACCCCAAACGCTGgtcacagaaaaaggtggcaaactccttttatatacaggtatgggacctgttatccagaatgctggatatccagatctttccataatttggatcgctataccttaagtctaataaaaaagcatttaaatattgaataaccccaatagggctgttctgcccccaataaggggtaattatatcttagttgggatcaagtacaggtactgttttattattacagagaaaagggaatcatttaaccattaaataaacccaatagggctgttctgcccccaataaggggtaattatatcttagctgggatcaagtacaggtactgttttattattacagagaaaagggaatcatttaaccattaaataaacccaataggactgttctgcccccaataaggggtaattatatcttagttgggatcaagtacaggtactgttttattattacagagaaaagggaatcatttaaccattaaataaacccaataggactgttctgcccccaataaggggtaattatatctcagttgggatcaagtacaggtactgttttattattacagagaaaagggaatcatttaaccattaaataaacccaatagggctgttctgcccccaataaggggtaattatatcttagttgggatcaagtacaggtactgttttattattacagagaaaagggaatcatttaaccatgaaataaacccaatagggctgttctgcccccaataaggggtaattatatcttagttgggatcaagtacaggtactgttttattattacagagaaaagggaatcatttaaccattaaataaacccaatagggctgttctgcccccaataaggggtaattatatcttagttgggatcaagtacaggtactgttttattattacagagaaaagggaatcatttaaccattaaataaacccaatagggctgttctgcccccaataaggggtaattatatcttagttgggatcaagtacggttatgcgatcccttatccagaaagttccaaaatacggaaaggccttctcccatagactccattataagcaaataattctaatttttaaaaaggatttgctttttctctgttagcaaacttaagttatggagatccaaattacagaaagaccccttatccggaaaaccccaggtcccgagcattctagataacaggtcccatacctgtgcaaggtactgtgttattattacagagaaaaagaaaatcattttcaaaaattagaattatttacttataatggagtctatgggagatggcctttccttaattctgaactttctggataatgggtttccgaataacagatcccatacctgtataatgaataaAATGACCCATTTTCTAAGACCAAAACAGACAGTTTAGCAGTGGTATAAGTTATCCatttattaattttcttttaaaaaaaagtgaccgTTTAAATGGAAGTTGAAGGAAAGTCAGAGCGGCCCCAGTCAGGATAATATTGCTGAGAAATCTGCAGCTGTTTGCATTGCCTGCGACTAGCAACGCTCCTTGGAGATTGGGAAATGGCAGGAACTGCCTCTAACTATTGTAATCTACAAGATTATCCCATTAATCATATTTGTCACTGGAAGTACCTCTGTTGGTAATATAAGTGTTCCATTTCCCTAGGTACATCccgtgcaaaaagaaaaaaaaaaaaaaaagaaagactctAATTGAAAACAATGAAGTGACAAAATCAAAACGCTCTCAAGTACTTCCAGCTCCAACTTCTGTGTGCAATGAATAAAGAACAGTCTCGTTACGAGTGCGTCCGCGGGAAGCATAACCGCCACGCAGATCTTTATGGGCATCAGgagatacgggggggggggatcatattcCTTAGATTAAAACTGGGGAAAAGCGAGTGCTCTGAATTTATCAACTGATAATCAGTAGTGATtggcgaaatgtttagccaggcatggattcgcagaaaaATTCAGCcaacgtccaaaaattgccgcgggTGACacaataatagccacgtgacaaaataatagccgcgggtaacaaaataatagccacgcgacaaaataatagccgcgggtgacaaaataatagccacacgacaaaataatagccgcgggtgacaaaataatagccacgcgacaaaataatagccgcgggtgacaaaataatagccacgcaacaaaataatagccgcgggtgacaaaataatagtcgcaggcgacaaaataatagccgcgggcgacaaaataatagccacgcaacaaaataatagccgcgggtgacaaaataatagtcgcaggcgacaaaataatagccgcgggtgacaaaataatagccacacgacaaaataatagccgcgggtgacaaaataatagccacgcgacaaaataatagccgcgggtgacaaaataatagccacgcaacaaaataatagccgcgggtgacaaaataatagtcgcaggcgacaaaataatagccgcgggcgacaaaataatagccgcgggtgacaaaataatagccgcgcgatgaaagaatagccgcgcgatgaaagaatagccgtgcgatgaaagaatagccgcgtgcaagGTTTTTGCCATTAagcaaattttccgctgtttcgcaaatcttttgaaagattcgtgaattttcggcgaagcaaaacagggacagattcgctcatcactaataatgagtCCATGAATGTATAGCCACTTTTTATCAtgaattgtttaatttatttcCTTGGTGCTCTGTGGGCATTTCCCAAGGCATCTGGACCAAGATGGCAGCAGGCTAAAGATGGGAAATGTACAGTGTGCCCTTAGTGCTGCTCACCTTCAAAATGAGCTCATGGTGCCCCCGTGGTGGCCCCGGCACAGTTCCTGAGGTAGCCCGGCTACATGACTGATGGCCGACTGCCTTTACAAAACAACTGTATTTACCCCCTGCAAGTTCCAGTCTGCCTGCAGGTGGGATAGGAACCGTGATTACCGCTGGGACTCAGCACTTGACAAGTAAAGTCAATTGTTCTGCTGAGCTGCACAGTCAGAGCTGATTTATATGGCTGCTATAGGATGCCTCCGGCCTTAATGTAACGTTGTGCATCTCTCACACCCATAGCCTAATGCACCCTTCATAGAGGAATCCATGTTATAAGTAGGCTAATAAGTAATGGCATAGTGCTATTGAGCAGATGTACTACTTCTGGGTCCCTAGGGCCTTTCTTGTTCTTACTCAGCTTGGACTCGGGGAGATGCAACGCctggtagagcatgtgttacatgggaCTCTTTCCCTCAGACGAGCCCTCACTGTATtggctaaaggaaaactataatcccaaaatgaatatttaaccaacagatagtttatatcatattaagtggcctattaaagagtctccccaaactggaatatatatatatatatcagtaaatattgcccttttatatcctttcccttgagccgccatttagtgatgggctgtgtgctccctcagagatcagctgacaggaagtgatgcagctctaactgtaacaggaagtagtgtgggagtaaaaggcagaactctgcccattcattggctgatggggcctagcatgtatgtgtgccttggcttgtttgtgtgcactgtgaatcctatgatcccagggggcggcccttagtacataaaatggcagttttctatttaggattacccaatggcacatactgcttaaaaagtatatttgtatgaaaattatttatttagatgaaggagggttttacatatgagctgtttatgcaatatatttatatagagacccacattgtttgggggtataacaCTGCCCTGCACACACTCGGGACACGCCAAATAacttgggcgccagtggttcttgtAACAAATAGTCACGCTTCATTTACTGGATGTTACACGTTCTTTTTGGTGGTACTGCTCAGATGGTGTAATAATCAATCACTTTATAGAAACTTTATAGATAGACAATTTCATACATTTGACAATGTTACACAAACATAGTATTTGCAACACCCAGAGGTTGTACTCACTTAAGTGAACTAGTCCCAATGCTTGGCGATACTCACAGTGGTAAATTATTCCTGGAATCTCTTATTCCTTAGCCTTACTGCTTAAGTCCCTATGCTGGTAGGTGATACCACAGGGTAGTAACTCTTGTAGCCTCCTCGTTGGAACCCCTGGCTGCTCCACTAACTTGCCTGACCCTGCCTCTCACTTCTGAAGTGAGCTATTATAGATCTTTCCTCACACTAGCTCCTCCTACTTAGGCCTACCTAAACTTCAGGCTCCCCAGTACCAACCATCCCCTTCAGCAAGTGGGATCAAAAAGACTGAGCACATGGTGACTTGGTAACTTCTCTTCTTAAATACTAGGAAAGCCTGCCACTCCTGGCCAACTTCAGAACTGCCAGGGAAGCACTTTGATCTGGAAAGGGAAACAGCTCCCCATCCGAACTAGTCCGGATTAGCCCTTATGTCGGCTGCGTGAAGTAAAAGTGAGCAAAGCCTCGCAGCTGTAAGAACTAATATTTTCAttgataaagaaaataaatctcagaaatcatttcatacaaaaaaagtgtaaatgttGGAAGCcatgtttaatttaattttactttattaGAGAAGCTAATAGAGAGGGACATATGCAAGGAAAGGAATCTAAAGGAACCCTAGATGGACTTCAGTGGTCAGTGAGCCAGGAGAGGAATCTGAAAGACGGCTAGATGGACTTCAGTGGAGCAGTGAGCCAGGAGAGGAATCTGAAGGACGGCTAGATGGACTTCAGTGGAGCAGTGTGCCAGGAGAGGAATCTGAAGGACGGCTAGATGGACTTCAGTGGAGCAGTGAGCCAGGAGAGGAATCTGAAGGATGGCTAGATGGACTTCAGTGGAGTAGTGAGTCAGGAGAGGTTTCTGAAGGATCACTAGATGAACTTCAGTGGAGCAGTGAGCCAGGAGAGGAATCTGAAGGACTGCTAGATGGACTTCAGTGGAGCAGTGAGCCAGGAAAGGAATCTGAAGGACTGCTGGATGAAGTTCAGTGGAGCAGTGAGCCAGGAAAGGAATCTGAAGGACTGCTAGATGGACTTCAGTGGAGCAGTGAGCCAGGAGAGGAATCTGAAGGACCACTAGATGGACTTCAGTGGAGCAGTGAGCCAGGAGAGGAATCTGAAGGACTGCTAGATGGACTTCAGTGGAGCAGTGAGCCAGGAGAGGAATCTGAAGGACCACTAGATGGACTTCAGTGGAGCAGTGAGCCAGGAGAGGAATCTGAAGGACTGCTAGATGGACTTCAGTGGAGCAGTGAGCCAGGAGAGGAATCTGAAGGACCACTAGATGGACTTCAGTGGAGCAGTGAGCCAGGAGAGGAAT contains these protein-coding regions:
- the LOC116412467 gene encoding sodium/potassium/calcium exchanger 1-like; this translates as MADCLYKTTVFTPCKFQSACRWDRNRDYRWDSALDKWTSVVSEPGEESERRLDGLQWSSEPGEESEGRLDGLQWSSVPGEESEGRLDGLQWSSEPGEESEGWLDGLQWSSESGEVSEGSLDELQWSSEPGEESEGLLDGLQWSSEPGKESEGLLDEVQWSSEPGKESEGLLDGLQWSSEPGEESEGPLDGLQWSSEPGEESEGLLDGLQWSSEPGEESEGPLDGLQWSSEPGEESEGLLDGLQWSSEPGEESEGPLDGLQWSSEPGEESEGLLDGLQWSSEPGEESEGPLDGLQWSSEPGEESEGPLDGLQWIIVNQEENLKDIQVQFCETQ